Proteins encoded in a region of the Flavobacteriales bacterium genome:
- a CDS encoding GNAT family N-acetyltransferase, giving the protein MISLIPFTESDFDRLMVWIIKKAELEEFSESCFEHPISKNQLATYLKESKGKAYNVVFDSTKEIIGHCEIDYENNFPVIKHVLIGDTSFEGMGLEKKVLDTLLEKGFSQSPKNLIELKMSKSSVDVIRASKEMGFIEDDSFKCLNEVCFCISKIQWKANSAVSSKTN; this is encoded by the coding sequence TTGATTTCATTAATACCATTTACAGAAAGTGATTTTGACCGATTAATGGTTTGGATCATTAAAAAAGCAGAACTAGAAGAGTTCTCCGAATCTTGTTTTGAACATCCTATCTCAAAAAATCAATTAGCCACATACTTAAAAGAAAGCAAGGGAAAGGCGTATAACGTAGTTTTCGATTCTACGAAAGAAATAATAGGTCATTGCGAAATAGACTACGAAAACAATTTCCCTGTAATCAAGCATGTACTTATTGGAGATACATCCTTTGAAGGTATGGGACTCGAAAAAAAAGTACTTGACACTTTACTTGAAAAGGGATTTTCTCAATCTCCTAAAAATCTTATCGAGCTAAAGATGAGCAAATCTAGCGTTGATGTAATCCGAGCATCAAAGGAGATGGGGTTTATCGAAGATGATAGCTTTAAATGCTTAAATGAAGTGTGCTTTTGTATTTCTAAAATACAGTGGAAAGCAAATTCAGCGGTATCCTCTAAAACCAACTAG